The Armatimonadota bacterium genome segment CGCAAGGGCAAGATCAAGGAAGAGCCCATCAACGTCATCGCCTTCTGCGGTGACGGCGGCGGGGCCGACATGGGCCTGTCGGCCATCTCGGCGGCCCTGACCCACCCCCAGTACAACTTCCTGATCCTGCTCTACGACAACGAATCCTACGCCAACACCGACATCCAGCTGTCGGGCCTGACCCCCTATGGCGCCCACACCACCTTCAGCCCGCCGGGCAAGATGAAGCGCCTGCTGCACACCCGGTGGAAGAAGAACGTGGCGGGGATGCTGGCCGCCGGGCACCCCGAGTGCCGGTACGTGGCCACCGTGTGCGCCTCCTATGCCGTGGACTTCATGAACCGGGTCCGCAAGGCCCTGAGCATCGGCGGGCCCACCTTCATCCACTCCCTGGACCCCTGCCCCAAGGGGTGGGACTACGACCCGATGCTGTCCCACGAGCTGGGCGAGCTGGCGGTGGAGACCGGCGTGTGGCCTCTGTACGAGGTGGAAAACGGCGTGCTCAAGCTGTACGGGCGCACCAAGGCCATCGCCGAAAAGCGCGCCAGGCGCAAGCCGGTGCGGGAGTACCTGATCCGCCAGGGGCGCTTTGCCCACTTCACCGACGACGACATCGACTACTTCCAGGCCAAGGTGGACGAGATGTGGGAGAAGTGGCTGATCCCCGGCGTCATCCCGTTCCGCAAGGAGCTGGAGCAGGATCGGCCGCCCGTGTGACGTAGCGCCGCCTATGAGACGCACGGACGGGGGCTTGCCTGACGGGGGCCCCCTGGTCCGTCTCTGGGGCCGGTGGCGTGGCTCGGCCCCGGTGCGCACGGCGCGCAGGGCAGAATCCTGGGGAGGTGAGAGGCGATGCGATCAGGCCGGGTGAGGCCTGCCTGGGTGGCGGGCCTCGTCCTTGTGGTGGCAGCCCTGGCGGTGCCTGCGGTGGGTGCGCCGGCGTGGACGCCCCGGCGCCCGGTGGAGTGGACCATTCCGGCCGGCACGGGCGGGGGCGCGGACC includes the following:
- a CDS encoding thiamine pyrophosphate-dependent enzyme; amino-acid sequence: MDAVETALPTQQLEQIKGVKKAPLEEYFTSGHRTCQGCESALVMKLMVKAAGPRTIVLGSTGCMYVANTTYYSTSWVVPWMHTQLGSSGSAGLGTAAALRVLMRKGKIKEEPINVIAFCGDGGGADMGLSAISAALTHPQYNFLILLYDNESYANTDIQLSGLTPYGAHTTFSPPGKMKRLLHTRWKKNVAGMLAAGHPECRYVATVCASYAVDFMNRVRKALSIGGPTFIHSLDPCPKGWDYDPMLSHELGELAVETGVWPLYEVENGVLKLYGRTKAIAEKRARRKPVREYLIRQGRFAHFTDDDIDYFQAKVDEMWEKWLIPGVIPFRKELEQDRPPV